Proteins encoded within one genomic window of Solea senegalensis isolate Sse05_10M linkage group LG11, IFAPA_SoseM_1, whole genome shotgun sequence:
- the plagl2 gene encoding zinc finger protein PLAGL2 — protein sequence MAAAAADASHRFTALTPEEEGRRTAAKLFGSAVQLPRTERERDRGKERDRERDGQGDEVGSECLVCGALFASQEKLQVHALSHTGEKPFHCSHPHCLKAFSSKYKLFRHMATHSPQKTHQCSFCEKMFHRKDHLKNHLQTHDPNKEAFKCEECGKHYNTKLGYKRHMAMHSATAGDLTCKVCMQSYESTPVLLEHLKSHSGKSSGGTKEKKHPCDHCDRRFYTRKDVRRHMVVHTGRKDFLCQYCAQRFGRKDHLTRHVKKSHSQELLKIKTEPPDMLGLLASGSPPCSVKEELSPMMCGMGPNKDPMIGKPFPSGAPFPMGMYNPHHLQAMSNTGVGHPHPSLMPSPLSAAMGMGCHMESPGSLHPHSHHHHHHHHHHHHHHSPPLPPHHQSPGPQQQHQPQPAPKYQLGSTSYLLDKPLKMEMESFLMDLQSGLPGPVPSIEPHAAASPPKDGLEPTSGLTDELCGDPLLSKSPAVIAESLCAANMDFSHLLGFLPLNLPPYSAPMSTGGLVMGYTSSATSSSSSSSSSSSLHAVEPHAAAVAAAAAAVPLTSLQPQPQEQQSSGGGLGLGSLHPLAPVFSSSLSTTTLPRFHQAFQ from the exons ATGGCAGCTGCTGCCGCTGATGCCTCACACCGTTTTACCGCACTGACGCCGGAGGAAGAGGGACGACGGACTGCCGCCAAGCTGTTTGGGAGCGCTGTCCAGCTGCCACGgacggagagagagcgagacagggggaaagagagagacagggagcgGGACGGGCAGGGGGACGAGGTCGGGAGCGAGTGTTTGGTGTGCGGGGCTCTGTTCGCCTCGCAGGAGAAGCTGCAGGTCCACGCCCTGAGTCACACCGGAGAGAAACCCTTCCACTGCTCACATCCACACTGTCTCAAGGCCTTCAGCTCCAAATACAAACTGTTCAG GCATATGGCCACGCATTCTCCACAGAAGACCCATCAGTGCTCATTCTGTGAGAAAATGTTCCACCGCAAAGACCACCTGAAAAACCACCTGCAGACCCATGACCCTAACAAGGAGGCCTTCAAGTGTGAGGAGTGTGGGAAGCACTACAACACCAAGCTGGGTTACAAGCGCCACATGGCCATGCACTCCGCTACGGCGGGGGATCTCACCTGTAAAGTCTGCATGCAGAGCTACGAGAGTACGCCGGTTCTCCTGGAGCACCTCAAGAGCCACTCTGGGAAATCTTCAGGAGGCACCAAGGAGAAGAAACACCCGTGTGACCACTGTGACCGTCGTTTCTACACCAGGAAGGATGTGAGACGGCACATGGTGGTCCACACGGGCCGGAAGGACTTCCTGTGCCAGTACTGTGCTCAGCGCTTTGGCCGGAAGGACCACCTGACACGCCACGTGAAGAAGAGCCACTCGCAAGAGCTGCTGAAGATCAAGACGGAGCCACCAGACATGTTAGGTCTTTTAGCTTCTGGGTCACCACCCTGCTCTGTGAAGGAGGAGCTCAGTCCCATGATGTGTGGCATGGGTCCCAACAAAGATCCCATGATTGGCAAACCGTTCCCAAGTGGAGCTCCCTTTCCAATGGGCATGTACAACCCCCACCATCTCCAGGCGATGTCCAACACTGGGGTAGGTCACCCACACCCGTCCCTGATGCCCAGCCCCTTGTCTGCAGCTATGGGCATGGGCTGTCACATGGAATCCCCTGGATCTCTTCATCCAcactcccaccaccaccaccaccatcaccaccatcatcatcatcaccattccCCTCCACTTCCCCCCCACCACCAGTCTCCGGGtccccagcagcagcaccagcccCAGCCAGCCCCCAAATACCAGCTGGGATCTACCTCATACCTGCTGGACAAGCCCTTGAAAATGGAGATGGAGAGCTTCCTCATGGATCTGCAGAGTGGCTTGCCAGGTCCAGTTCCCTCTATAGAGCCCCACGCTGCTGCCTCGCCCCCCAAGGACGGACTGGAGCCCACCTCGGGCCTGACAGACGAGCTTTGCGGGGATCCACTCCTGTCCAAGAGTCCCGCCGTGATCGCAGAGTCTCTGTGTGCTGCTAACATGGACTTCTCCCACTTGCTGGGGTTCCTGCCCCTCAACCTGCCCCCCTACAGTGCCCCCATGAGCACGGGAGGGCTGGTGATGGGCTACACCTCATCTgcgacctcctcctcctcgtcctcttcctcctcctcatctctgcaTGCTGTCGAGCCCCACGCCGCTGCAGTCGCTgcggcagcagctgctgtaCCTCTTACCTCTTTGCAACCGCAACCTCAGGAGCAGCAGAGCTCCGGCGGGGGTCTGGGCCTCGGATCCTTGCACCCACTTGCCCCAGTGTTCAGCTCCAGCCTTAGTACCACCACTCTGCCTCGCTTCCACCAGGCCTTCCAGTGA